A stretch of the Erpetoichthys calabaricus chromosome 3, fErpCal1.3, whole genome shotgun sequence genome encodes the following:
- the LOC114647628 gene encoding gametocyte-specific factor 1-like isoform X2, which translates to MAQYSPDISDSNVDPWDPAALQQCPYDKNHQIRAIRFPYHLIKCGKNHPELAKQLKSCPFNARHLVQKHELSSHIANCEDRVVVTHEDYTPSMNSRWQPASVSNWQAPPCEEDWDQEAELNPVKPFFWGETDFLNKGLQKSSEVNVAPGIRAPRVLPWKN; encoded by the exons ATGGCACAATACAGTCCTGATATCTCTGATTCTA ATGTTGACCCCTGGGATCCAGCGGCATTGCAACAATGTCCGTATGATAAAAACCATCAGATCAGAGCCATCCGTTTTCCATATCACCTCATAAAATGTGGCAAG AACCATCCAGAGCTGGCAAAGCAGCTAAAGTCCTGCCCCTTCAATGCAAGACATCTTGTCCAGAAACATGAGCTTAGCAGCCACATTGCCAACTGTGAAGATCGTGTTGTTGTTACACATGAAGACT ACACCCCAAGTATGAATTCCAGATGGCAGCCAGCTTCTGTGAGTAACTGGCAAGCTCCACCTTGTGAAGAGGACTGGGATCAAG AAGCTGAACTAAATCCTGTTAAGCCATTCTTTTGGGGAGAGACAGATTTCCTGAATAAGGG TTTGCAGAAAAGTTCGGAGGTCAATGTGGCCCCTGGCATACGGGCTCCCCGGGTACTTCCTTGGAAGAACT aG
- the LOC114647628 gene encoding gametocyte-specific factor 1-like isoform X1 — protein sequence MAQYSPDISDSNVDPWDPAALQQCPYDKNHQIRAIRFPYHLIKCGKNHPELAKQLKSCPFNARHLVQKHELSSHIANCEDRVVVTHEDSDTPSMNSRWQPASVSNWQAPPCEEDWDQEAELNPVKPFFWGETDFLNKGLQKSSEVNVAPGIRAPRVLPWKN from the exons ATGGCACAATACAGTCCTGATATCTCTGATTCTA ATGTTGACCCCTGGGATCCAGCGGCATTGCAACAATGTCCGTATGATAAAAACCATCAGATCAGAGCCATCCGTTTTCCATATCACCTCATAAAATGTGGCAAG AACCATCCAGAGCTGGCAAAGCAGCTAAAGTCCTGCCCCTTCAATGCAAGACATCTTGTCCAGAAACATGAGCTTAGCAGCCACATTGCCAACTGTGAAGATCGTGTTGTTGTTACACATGAAGACT CAGACACCCCAAGTATGAATTCCAGATGGCAGCCAGCTTCTGTGAGTAACTGGCAAGCTCCACCTTGTGAAGAGGACTGGGATCAAG AAGCTGAACTAAATCCTGTTAAGCCATTCTTTTGGGGAGAGACAGATTTCCTGAATAAGGG TTTGCAGAAAAGTTCGGAGGTCAATGTGGCCCCTGGCATACGGGCTCCCCGGGTACTTCCTTGGAAGAACT aG